From Deferrisoma camini S3R1, the proteins below share one genomic window:
- a CDS encoding IS4 family transposase translates to MARTPAGLPEGTRITDYITLGVIAKTFPLPKVHEVLQATGKASQRQRALPAHVVVYYVIALALYMSVSTREVLRCLLEGLQWLMGPRERVRVAGKSAISQARSRLGAEPIERLHNELVRPIAETATRGAWYRRWRLVSLDGSTLDVADTQENEQAFGRPKAARGRSAYPQIRFVSLVENGTHVLFGSRMGGYHTSEVALARHVVESLRPGMLCLADRCFFSWPLWTQACATGADLLWRVKASARLPCIRRLSDGSYLSKIYPNAYARQKDRGGVMVRVIEYTLDGVPGAEDVYRLVTTILDPEDAPAEELAALYQERWEIETALDELKTHLRGARIVLRSKTPELVRQEFFGFLMAHFAIRGLMHEAARKGDVDPDELSFVHTVRVVRRRLPAFVATPP, encoded by the coding sequence ATGGCTCGAACTCCAGCAGGGCTTCCCGAAGGCACGCGGATCACGGATTACATCACGCTGGGGGTCATCGCAAAAACGTTCCCCCTGCCCAAGGTGCACGAGGTGCTGCAAGCCACAGGCAAGGCGAGCCAGCGACAGCGCGCCTTACCTGCCCATGTCGTGGTCTACTATGTGATCGCACTGGCGTTGTACATGAGCGTGTCCACACGAGAGGTGCTCCGCTGTTTGCTCGAAGGTCTCCAGTGGCTCATGGGGCCCCGTGAACGCGTTCGCGTTGCCGGAAAATCGGCCATCTCCCAAGCGCGGTCCCGTCTGGGGGCGGAACCGATCGAACGGCTGCACAACGAACTCGTCCGGCCGATCGCCGAAACGGCCACCCGAGGGGCGTGGTACCGGCGCTGGCGGCTGGTCAGCCTGGACGGCAGCACCTTGGATGTGGCCGATACTCAGGAGAACGAACAAGCCTTCGGACGCCCCAAGGCCGCCCGGGGACGGAGCGCCTATCCGCAGATCCGGTTCGTCTCCTTGGTGGAGAACGGAACCCACGTGCTGTTCGGCTCCCGCATGGGTGGATACCACACGAGCGAGGTCGCGTTGGCTCGGCACGTGGTGGAGTCCTTGCGGCCCGGGATGCTGTGTCTGGCCGATCGGTGTTTCTTCTCCTGGCCCTTGTGGACCCAGGCCTGCGCAACCGGAGCCGATCTGCTGTGGCGAGTGAAGGCAAGCGCACGCCTGCCGTGCATCCGCCGTCTGTCCGATGGTTCCTATCTGAGCAAGATCTATCCCAACGCCTATGCTCGCCAAAAGGATCGGGGCGGTGTCATGGTCCGGGTGATCGAGTACACACTGGACGGAGTCCCAGGCGCAGAGGACGTGTACCGGTTGGTGACCACGATCCTCGACCCTGAAGATGCCCCGGCAGAGGAGTTGGCCGCCCTGTACCAGGAACGCTGGGAGATCGAGACTGCACTCGACGAGTTGAAAACGCACCTCCGAGGGGCTCGGATTGTGCTCCGGAGCAAGACCCCGGAGCTCGTCCGACAGGAGTTCTTTGGGTTCCTGATGGCGCATTTTGCGATACGAGGACTCATGCATGAAGCCGCCCGCAAGGGCGATGTGGATCCTGACGAACTTTCCTTCGTTCACACGGTGCGGGTGGTGCGTCGGAGACTGCCCGCTTTCGTCGCCACTCCCCCCTGA
- a CDS encoding acyltransferase family protein produces MSPKPGAGTFTPRILWLDVVRLISIVWICLFHVPKPPQNDWVRYLFRKGSLGVFVFLIVSVVSLALSEKSGRRRTYSSFLLTRLTRIAPVYYVALSFVVVARWGLWGKIPTWPDLLIHGLFLQDLFSSYSQSIIAPAWFLTSVWQIYLCFPLMSGSLDRFGLSKVLAACLLMSFAWRLLWRGIVNPGWFNPGGVIFHFLPLMALTLYLAKTRLRGEKLITGGLGAMAVVGVVFLVVMKFASGRPIADLVTSLGVARAAIPGVLSFFVIAVAAISLEHVGGPVVRGLAFLGKKSYAFFLLHGPFIGVAQWFFEQKLGWGVWWFIVVYVALLFAMSVLFEACVNRLFRIGFGLLTREVSSIPVSR; encoded by the coding sequence GTGAGCCCTAAACCCGGAGCGGGGACTTTTACGCCAAGGATTCTTTGGCTGGATGTGGTGCGGCTTATCAGTATTGTATGGATCTGTCTGTTTCATGTGCCCAAACCGCCGCAGAATGATTGGGTGCGATACCTCTTCCGCAAGGGGTCCCTAGGAGTTTTCGTTTTTCTCATCGTTTCTGTTGTGTCGCTGGCGTTGTCCGAAAAAAGTGGCAGGAGGAGAACTTATAGTAGTTTTTTGTTGACTAGGTTGACTCGTATAGCGCCAGTATACTATGTCGCATTGAGTTTTGTTGTGGTGGCCAGGTGGGGGCTCTGGGGGAAAATACCGACCTGGCCGGATCTGCTTATTCATGGCCTGTTTTTGCAGGACCTGTTTTCTTCGTATTCACAGAGTATTATAGCTCCTGCTTGGTTTTTGACGTCTGTCTGGCAAATTTATTTATGCTTCCCGCTGATGAGCGGTTCCCTTGACCGCTTTGGTCTGTCGAAGGTGCTGGCTGCCTGTTTGCTGATGAGCTTTGCTTGGAGGCTTCTGTGGCGCGGAATCGTCAACCCTGGATGGTTCAACCCGGGTGGCGTGATTTTCCACTTTCTCCCCTTGATGGCCCTTACCCTTTACTTGGCGAAAACAAGACTTCGGGGGGAGAAGTTGATCACGGGCGGCTTAGGGGCGATGGCGGTGGTGGGGGTAGTTTTTCTCGTGGTGATGAAGTTTGCCAGTGGGCGTCCGATAGCAGACTTAGTTACATCTTTAGGCGTCGCTAGAGCTGCCATCCCTGGGGTTCTGTCGTTTTTTGTAATCGCCGTGGCGGCCATATCGCTGGAACATGTGGGCGGCCCGGTGGTAAGGGGGTTGGCTTTTTTAGGTAAGAAAAGTTACGCATTTTTCCTTCTGCACGGACCTTTCATAGGTGTTGCCCAGTGGTTTTTTGAGCAAAAGCTGGGCTGGGGCGTATGGTGGTTCATAGTTGTCTATGTTGCGTTACTGTTTGCCATGTCGGTTCTTTTTGAGGCGTGCGTGAATAGGCTGTTCAGGATTGGATTTGGCCTGTTGACGCGAGAAGTTTCGAGCATCCCTGTGTCTCGGTGA
- a CDS encoding MOP flippase family protein has product MSLLREIAKGAAWTAASRWLSQATQVVVSVIVARLLSPEDYGLMGMSAAFTGFVVLFANLGMGPALVHADELDEPLVHTAVWSTLGVAAVLYVLSFAAAPMIGAFFNEPRVVPVIRVAALAFLVGPAAGVLSAVLTHDMRFRALGCVDLAGAWAGQMAALIAAWQGFGVWSLVAASLTQQCVRLGLLLRITRYRPRLWFDRLRFKALFSYGSNILGSNILGFFGRNADNLLIGRYLGAQALGYYDLAYQIMMRPIVYLSGTVTRPLFPALSKLKHDKKKAAETYMQVIGFLALLTTPVMLGVASVAPEFVHVVLGEKWGPAVPLIQILAVVGALQCVGTTVGDIYQSQGRTDLMFKLYLFGTPMVVLVFWVGVRWGVLGVALTYAAWCFAYAGLSHAIANHVIGLPNRRFLQTLLPSTLASLVMVGAVWGGRVALTGSLPMGLPRLVVLVAVGVVVYVGVMVALGPPEVASLRALARERIARWQAQRA; this is encoded by the coding sequence ATGAGCCTGCTTCGCGAGATTGCGAAGGGCGCGGCTTGGACCGCGGCGTCGCGGTGGCTGAGCCAGGCGACCCAGGTTGTGGTCAGCGTGATCGTGGCGCGACTGCTCTCACCCGAGGACTACGGTCTGATGGGCATGTCTGCGGCGTTTACGGGTTTCGTGGTGTTGTTTGCAAACCTCGGGATGGGGCCTGCGCTCGTGCATGCCGACGAACTGGACGAACCGTTGGTGCATACGGCTGTCTGGTCCACGCTGGGGGTGGCGGCGGTGTTGTACGTGCTGAGCTTTGCGGCTGCACCGATGATCGGAGCGTTCTTCAACGAGCCGCGTGTTGTGCCGGTGATCCGGGTGGCGGCGCTGGCTTTTCTGGTGGGGCCGGCCGCGGGCGTGTTGTCGGCGGTGCTCACCCACGACATGCGCTTTCGTGCGCTGGGGTGCGTGGATCTGGCGGGGGCTTGGGCTGGACAGATGGCCGCGCTTATCGCGGCATGGCAGGGCTTTGGTGTGTGGAGCCTGGTGGCCGCGAGTCTGACGCAGCAGTGCGTTCGGTTGGGCCTGCTTTTGCGCATCACGCGATACCGGCCCAGGCTGTGGTTCGATCGACTCCGCTTCAAAGCGCTGTTTTCATACGGCTCGAATATCTTGGGGAGTAACATTCTAGGGTTCTTTGGCAGGAATGCTGACAATTTGCTGATCGGTCGGTATCTGGGAGCCCAGGCCCTGGGGTACTACGATCTGGCTTATCAGATCATGATGCGCCCGATCGTATATCTTTCGGGTACGGTCACACGCCCCCTGTTCCCTGCCCTTTCCAAGCTCAAACACGACAAGAAGAAGGCTGCTGAAACCTATATGCAGGTAATAGGGTTTTTGGCGCTGCTCACAACACCTGTCATGCTGGGGGTTGCCTCGGTCGCGCCAGAGTTCGTGCACGTGGTCCTCGGCGAGAAGTGGGGGCCCGCGGTGCCCCTGATCCAAATACTCGCTGTGGTCGGCGCCCTGCAATGCGTGGGAACCACGGTGGGGGACATCTACCAGTCACAGGGCCGCACCGACCTCATGTTCAAGCTGTATTTGTTCGGTACGCCGATGGTCGTCCTCGTGTTTTGGGTCGGGGTCCGCTGGGGCGTGCTGGGGGTCGCGTTGACCTATGCGGCGTGGTGTTTTGCGTACGCGGGGCTGAGCCACGCCATCGCCAACCACGTGATCGGGCTCCCGAACCGGCGGTTTTTGCAAACCCTGCTGCCATCGACCCTGGCGAGCCTGGTGATGGTGGGGGCCGTATGGGGGGGGCGGGTAGCCCTGACGGGCTCGCTGCCGATGGGGCTCCCGCGCCTGGTGGTGCTGGTGGCCGTGGGGGTGGTTGTGTACGTGGGGGTGATGGTGGCCCTTGGCCCACCCGAGGTGGCGAGCCTGCGCGCCTTGGCGCGCGAGCGCATCGCCCGCTGGCAGGCCCAGCGGGCCTGA
- a CDS encoding glycosyltransferase, whose protein sequence is MDVNRPAGLGVVSFSPVTWPVRGGLSTVVHSLAEAGRKAGDRVVLVRPVGSRSEEGEDEHCRRVCIPAPGDGASTLGRVREALLTLRARRVLAGMVKGRSVVHVHFPQERFDVLRGADAPLVLTYHGSDVLRLGNGSAPNPLDRLNDRASRIFVVSEFLRRDLLDRRPHLEPKVVCIRNGRPPLPAPPPRRWARGDGSRILFVGDLLPVKGVDLLVRAFGRLRAGGIRCSLTLVGVGPERTSLEETAADLGVAGEVRFRGQVPNQEVLAEMLQADVLVLPSRREGLPNVLLEAMAAGCPVVASTAGGIPEIVDGGRNGLLFPAGDGDALFARLQELLTSPGLRCRLAEGGREYVAGYPDWGQVYERYREHYLEVVREWERAGRRRIRRAHAG, encoded by the coding sequence ATGGACGTGAACAGGCCCGCGGGGCTTGGAGTGGTTTCGTTCTCCCCGGTGACCTGGCCGGTGCGTGGGGGCCTTTCCACCGTGGTCCACAGTCTGGCCGAGGCCGGGCGGAAGGCCGGCGACCGTGTCGTGTTGGTCCGTCCTGTGGGGTCGCGAAGCGAGGAGGGGGAAGACGAGCACTGTCGGCGCGTGTGTATCCCGGCTCCCGGAGACGGGGCTTCCACGCTCGGCAGGGTTCGTGAAGCCCTGCTGACGTTGCGGGCCCGCAGGGTTTTGGCGGGCATGGTCAAGGGCCGAAGCGTCGTCCACGTGCATTTTCCGCAGGAGCGGTTCGACGTGCTCCGGGGCGCCGATGCCCCGCTGGTCCTGACGTACCACGGAAGCGACGTCTTGCGTTTGGGGAACGGCTCCGCCCCGAACCCCCTCGACCGGCTGAACGATCGGGCGAGCCGCATTTTCGTGGTCTCGGAGTTCTTGCGGCGGGACCTCCTTGACCGCCGTCCCCACCTGGAACCGAAGGTGGTGTGCATTCGCAACGGCCGCCCCCCGCTTCCCGCGCCTCCCCCCCGGCGTTGGGCACGCGGGGATGGCAGCCGGATCTTGTTCGTGGGCGACCTGCTCCCTGTGAAGGGCGTGGACCTGCTCGTCCGGGCTTTTGGCCGGTTGCGAGCCGGTGGAATCAGGTGCTCGCTCACCCTGGTCGGAGTCGGGCCCGAGAGGACGAGCCTGGAGGAGACGGCAGCGGATTTGGGAGTCGCCGGGGAGGTCAGGTTCCGGGGGCAGGTTCCCAACCAGGAGGTCTTGGCAGAGATGCTTCAGGCGGACGTGCTGGTTCTGCCATCGCGGCGAGAAGGGCTTCCGAACGTTCTCTTGGAAGCCATGGCCGCCGGATGCCCTGTGGTGGCGTCGACTGCCGGCGGGATCCCCGAGATCGTCGATGGGGGACGGAACGGGCTGCTTTTCCCAGCGGGGGATGGGGATGCCCTCTTCGCGAGGCTGCAAGAACTGCTCACCTCGCCTGGACTGAGGTGCCGCCTCGCGGAGGGGGGCAGGGAATATGTGGCCGGTTACCCTGACTGGGGGCAGGTGTACGAGCGGTACCGGGAACACTACCTTGAGGTGGTTCGCGAATGGGAGCGGGCCGGGCGCAGACGGATACGGAGGGCCCATGCGGGATAG
- a CDS encoding glycosyltransferase family 4 protein, which yields MRALFIASYFPPIAGGSAVVYENLCRHLGDAAAVLAPWRYYMDGREVEGWREADRAQPFPVRRVELLRPVVKPAPRHALQSAWRLLTEDLPLRRRVLREALRAVDAHGADVVVLGELVALSWLGPALRRRRGVAIVHYIHGEEVTTRPTSRLYGRHAFRHLRQAEAVVAVSSFTRDELVRRGVPAERIHVITNGVDLKRFTPGPKDPEIVERHGLQGKKVLLTVARIEERKGHDKVIEALPAIAEKVPKVVYLIVGKGGYRPRLEELAREHGVADRVVFTGLVPWDDLPRYYRTCDVFVMPNRTLPNGDTEGFGLVFLEANACGKPVIGGRAGGVPDAVVHGETGLLVDGASAQEVGRAVLRLLLDPELRLRMANSGLSRAREFSWAHKGDEFSGVCRRFSRHSVRSSFGSSEKVVGKTDRV from the coding sequence TTGAGAGCTCTTTTCATCGCCAGCTACTTCCCCCCCATCGCCGGCGGGTCCGCCGTGGTGTACGAGAACCTCTGCCGTCACCTGGGCGATGCCGCGGCTGTGCTGGCACCGTGGCGCTACTACATGGATGGCCGGGAGGTTGAGGGCTGGCGAGAGGCGGACCGGGCCCAGCCGTTTCCTGTGCGCCGGGTGGAGCTGCTTCGTCCCGTGGTCAAACCGGCGCCGCGGCACGCGCTCCAGTCAGCCTGGCGGTTGCTGACGGAGGATCTGCCCCTCCGGCGCAGGGTCCTTCGGGAAGCCCTCCGGGCGGTGGACGCCCATGGGGCGGACGTTGTGGTTCTAGGGGAGCTGGTCGCCCTGTCATGGCTGGGTCCGGCGCTACGCCGCAGACGGGGGGTGGCGATCGTTCATTATATCCATGGGGAAGAGGTCACCACGCGCCCGACGTCCCGGTTGTACGGGAGACACGCGTTCCGCCATCTCAGGCAGGCCGAGGCGGTGGTGGCGGTCAGCTCGTTCACCCGGGACGAGCTGGTCCGGCGCGGCGTGCCGGCCGAGCGCATCCACGTGATCACCAACGGGGTGGATCTGAAACGGTTCACGCCCGGGCCCAAAGACCCGGAGATCGTCGAGCGCCACGGCCTTCAAGGCAAAAAGGTGCTTCTCACGGTGGCGCGGATCGAGGAGCGCAAAGGCCACGACAAGGTGATCGAAGCCCTTCCGGCCATCGCAGAGAAGGTGCCCAAGGTGGTCTATTTGATCGTGGGTAAGGGGGGGTACCGCCCCCGCCTCGAGGAGCTGGCTCGGGAGCACGGAGTGGCCGACCGGGTCGTTTTTACCGGACTGGTCCCGTGGGACGACCTGCCGAGGTACTACCGCACCTGCGACGTGTTCGTGATGCCCAACCGGACCCTCCCCAACGGCGACACCGAGGGGTTCGGCCTCGTCTTCCTTGAGGCGAATGCCTGCGGAAAGCCGGTCATCGGAGGCCGGGCGGGCGGGGTGCCGGATGCTGTGGTGCATGGTGAGACGGGGCTCTTGGTCGATGGGGCGTCGGCCCAGGAGGTGGGGCGGGCGGTGCTGCGGTTGCTCTTGGACCCGGAGTTGAGATTGAGAATGGCAAACTCGGGTCTCTCACGAGCCCGGGAATTCTCGTGGGCCCATAAAGGAGACGAGTTCTCCGGGGTGTGTCGGCGGTTTTCCCGACATTCCGTGAGGTCCTCCTTTGGGAGCTCTGAAAAAGTGGTCGGGAAAACGGACCGAGTATGA
- a CDS encoding glycosyltransferase family 2 protein, whose protein sequence is MREPLVSVVIPCFNAARYVAETLSSVLAQTYPRLEVIVVDDGSTDGTLDVLHSFREAVTVVRHDRNRGVAAARNTGAGLARGEFLAFVDADDLWTPQKLTRQIEAASEPDVVLLVHTDLGYIDETGAPHPRPWPMWTTADGDCFAELLRSNGVAASAALVRRPAFERCGGFEEGLRGTEDYHLWLRLTLRGRCGGSPSP, encoded by the coding sequence ATGCGGGAACCGTTGGTTTCGGTGGTCATTCCCTGTTTCAACGCGGCCCGATATGTGGCGGAGACGTTGTCGAGCGTGCTCGCCCAGACCTACCCCCGGCTCGAGGTGATCGTGGTGGACGACGGATCCACCGACGGGACGCTGGATGTTCTGCACTCGTTTCGGGAAGCGGTTACGGTGGTCCGGCACGACAGAAACCGGGGCGTGGCGGCGGCCCGGAACACGGGCGCGGGGCTCGCGAGGGGAGAGTTCCTGGCCTTTGTGGATGCGGACGACCTTTGGACGCCCCAGAAGCTGACGCGGCAGATCGAGGCCGCGTCGGAGCCAGATGTGGTGTTGTTGGTTCACACCGACCTGGGGTACATCGACGAGACCGGCGCGCCGCATCCCAGGCCGTGGCCCATGTGGACCACCGCCGACGGGGACTGTTTTGCCGAATTGCTGCGATCGAACGGGGTGGCCGCGTCAGCGGCCCTCGTGCGGCGCCCGGCGTTCGAACGGTGCGGCGGTTTCGAGGAAGGCCTGAGGGGCACAGAAGACTACCACCTCTGGCTGCGCCTGACGCTTCGGGGAAGGTGCGGCGGATCCCCGAGCCCCTGA
- a CDS encoding glycosyltransferase family 4 protein — MRVLIVAAEFPPYIGIGRLRPLKMCQHLPDFGWETAVLTVNEASVFPRDPATLREIPDGVPVHRACRPRPLESLLALISQRKAHAGEAMISSEGPQGQKARGTQAGATKGEIRRLAGAAKKRWDLFARAHLLVPDGWALWIFPAVRKALKVVREWGPDVIFSTAPPFSGFLVGWAVKRRTGLPWVVDYRDLWTGDVLREWLPPWRKRFELWLERRLVGQADAVIAVSKPKEDVLRARLRSVPADRFFTITNGFDPEEYDGVEPELGEPGAVRVVYTGRLFKNRRGYEVVEAAAQLFDELPAARSRLRFEYYGGVAPEIAETMNRTVERHGVRETFRFFPAVPYQRSKALQKGADALLMIVDTGETTAGVLPGKLFEYIAARRPVLCIAADGAAAEIVRKGGLGWVVPPGDVAGLKNVLKRLLNGEAHCHRDDEYLAGFERRTLIGQMAEVLMHVAT; from the coding sequence ATGCGGGTCTTGATCGTCGCAGCGGAGTTCCCACCGTATATCGGGATCGGTCGGCTGAGGCCTTTGAAGATGTGCCAACACCTCCCGGATTTCGGGTGGGAGACGGCGGTGCTGACGGTGAACGAGGCCTCGGTGTTCCCCCGAGACCCAGCCACGTTGAGGGAGATCCCTGACGGGGTGCCGGTGCACCGTGCCTGCCGCCCAAGGCCATTGGAGAGCCTCCTGGCACTGATCTCCCAGCGAAAGGCGCATGCCGGGGAGGCGATGATCTCTTCGGAAGGCCCCCAGGGCCAGAAGGCGAGGGGAACGCAGGCTGGGGCAACGAAGGGGGAGATTCGAAGGTTGGCGGGGGCTGCAAAGAAACGGTGGGACCTGTTCGCCCGCGCCCATCTCCTGGTTCCGGACGGATGGGCCCTCTGGATTTTCCCGGCCGTACGAAAGGCGCTGAAGGTTGTCCGGGAGTGGGGGCCGGACGTGATCTTCAGCACCGCACCGCCTTTCTCCGGTTTCCTCGTCGGATGGGCCGTGAAAAGGCGCACCGGGCTTCCGTGGGTGGTGGACTACCGGGACCTTTGGACGGGCGACGTGCTGCGGGAGTGGCTGCCCCCATGGCGCAAGCGGTTTGAGTTGTGGTTGGAAAGGCGCCTGGTGGGACAAGCCGACGCGGTGATCGCCGTCTCGAAGCCGAAAGAAGACGTTTTGCGTGCCCGGCTTCGCAGCGTCCCCGCCGATCGCTTTTTCACCATTACCAACGGCTTCGACCCTGAGGAGTACGACGGTGTCGAGCCGGAGCTCGGCGAACCCGGAGCGGTCAGAGTCGTTTACACGGGACGGCTGTTCAAGAATCGCCGCGGTTATGAGGTGGTCGAGGCGGCAGCGCAACTTTTCGACGAGCTCCCCGCGGCCAGGTCGCGGCTACGTTTCGAGTATTACGGAGGCGTGGCTCCTGAGATCGCGGAGACCATGAACAGGACGGTCGAGCGGCATGGTGTTCGAGAAACTTTCCGGTTTTTCCCGGCGGTGCCTTATCAGCGTTCCAAGGCCCTGCAGAAGGGAGCCGATGCGCTGTTGATGATTGTGGATACGGGGGAAACGACGGCTGGGGTTCTCCCGGGTAAGCTCTTTGAGTACATCGCGGCACGAAGGCCGGTGCTGTGCATTGCTGCGGACGGCGCAGCCGCTGAGATCGTCCGGAAAGGGGGGCTCGGGTGGGTGGTGCCGCCGGGCGACGTGGCAGGGCTGAAGAACGTTTTGAAACGACTGTTGAACGGCGAGGCCCATTGCCATCGTGACGATGAGTACCTGGCTGGTTTTGAGCGTAGAACATTGATCGGTCAAATGGCCGAAGTCCTGATGCACGTGGCGACATAG
- a CDS encoding tetratricopeptide repeat protein, with translation MEGADYTSTDHVALGYNKMWRGEKYYAYAKEEFLYLISYRNYEHLRSESPAGVLSLRGLSELSLRMKNPDLATKWYVKALQLKPESSVYWNGLANHLFRAGQYREALKAAKRAESLNPQDLQLTYNRALIEVALGKIDDARATLTFLRKKKFSPKRCEKLEKIIESLQGEGSGNGTSDKPAAAEEASAQQ, from the coding sequence TTGGAGGGTGCGGATTATACTTCAACCGACCATGTGGCGCTCGGCTACAACAAGATGTGGCGGGGAGAGAAATACTATGCGTATGCAAAGGAGGAATTTTTGTACCTTATCAGCTATCGAAACTACGAGCACCTACGTTCGGAGTCGCCTGCCGGCGTCTTGAGCCTGCGCGGGCTCTCTGAATTATCTCTTCGCATGAAGAATCCTGATTTGGCAACAAAATGGTATGTCAAGGCGCTACAGCTGAAACCGGAGTCTTCGGTTTATTGGAATGGTCTCGCAAACCACCTGTTTCGTGCGGGGCAGTACAGGGAGGCTCTGAAGGCGGCGAAGAGAGCCGAGAGCCTGAATCCTCAAGATTTGCAACTCACCTACAACCGGGCACTGATCGAGGTAGCCCTTGGAAAAATCGATGACGCCCGTGCGACCTTGACGTTCTTGCGAAAGAAGAAATTCAGCCCGAAGCGCTGTGAGAAATTGGAGAAAATCATCGAATCTCTTCAGGGCGAAGGCTCTGGAAACGGGACCTCCGATAAACCCGCGGCCGCAGAAGAGGCGAGCGCCCAGCAATGA
- a CDS encoding MBOAT family O-acyltransferase — MLFNSVEFFVFLTAVLTVYYCLGWRWQNYWLLAASYVFYGWWDWRFVFLLAGSTGFNYICGAWIAQATEACKKKILILNVAANLGLLGIFKYFNFFCDSFVAAFALLGLELPVPAVQIVLPVGISFFTFQCLSYTVDIYRGQTKPEPSLLTFALYVSFFPQLVAGPIERSTRLLPQLLGPRRVEWPNLGRGVELILLGLFKKVGVADAFAPLVDLRFRNPELASGADLLMAAYLFSIQIYCDFSGYTDIARGVGKLLGIDLMKNFQQPYLSRNPTEFWRRWHISLSTWLRDYLYIPLGGNRKGVRATYRNLMITMLLGGLWHGANWTFVVWGGLHGVYLALHKAWTEVRQGAQGVLERRKSSPWMRVAQVIAMFHLVTFTWIFFRSETLGAALRYCTGLLRWQPGSGAFKAIAVTSPRIWALVLLMLVIDVSQYWAGRHTVMLRLAWPVRGIAYAGLMATVLILGGVYGQVPFIYFQF; from the coding sequence ATGCTTTTCAACTCGGTCGAGTTCTTCGTCTTTCTGACTGCCGTGCTCACGGTGTACTATTGTCTCGGGTGGCGCTGGCAGAACTACTGGCTGCTGGCCGCGAGTTATGTGTTTTACGGCTGGTGGGACTGGCGATTCGTGTTCCTCCTCGCCGGCTCGACGGGTTTCAACTACATTTGCGGCGCCTGGATCGCCCAGGCGACAGAGGCCTGCAAGAAAAAGATCTTGATACTCAACGTTGCCGCAAACCTGGGCCTCTTGGGGATCTTTAAGTACTTCAATTTTTTTTGCGACTCTTTCGTCGCGGCTTTTGCCCTGCTTGGTCTGGAGTTGCCGGTCCCTGCCGTCCAAATTGTTTTGCCAGTGGGTATTTCTTTCTTCACCTTCCAATGCCTTTCGTACACGGTGGACATCTACAGGGGACAGACGAAGCCTGAGCCGAGCTTGCTCACGTTTGCACTCTATGTATCGTTTTTCCCCCAGCTCGTGGCCGGCCCGATCGAACGGTCCACGCGGTTGCTGCCCCAACTGCTGGGACCCAGACGGGTGGAATGGCCGAACCTGGGGAGGGGAGTCGAGCTAATTCTGCTCGGTCTGTTCAAGAAGGTAGGCGTCGCTGATGCGTTTGCACCCCTCGTGGATTTGCGCTTCCGCAACCCGGAGCTGGCGAGCGGCGCCGACCTCTTAATGGCCGCCTACCTGTTTTCGATCCAGATCTACTGCGATTTCTCGGGCTACACCGACATCGCTCGGGGGGTTGGCAAACTTCTCGGCATCGACCTGATGAAAAACTTTCAACAACCCTATCTCTCAAGGAACCCCACCGAGTTTTGGCGTCGGTGGCACATATCGCTTTCCACCTGGTTGCGAGACTATCTGTATATTCCGCTCGGGGGGAACCGAAAAGGGGTTAGAGCCACCTACCGGAATCTCATGATCACCATGCTCCTGGGCGGGCTGTGGCACGGGGCTAACTGGACGTTTGTTGTCTGGGGTGGGCTCCACGGGGTCTATCTGGCGTTGCACAAAGCGTGGACCGAGGTGCGTCAGGGAGCTCAGGGGGTACTCGAACGGAGAAAGAGCTCGCCGTGGATGCGTGTCGCGCAAGTCATCGCGATGTTTCACCTAGTGACGTTCACATGGATCTTTTTTCGATCCGAGACGTTGGGGGCAGCCCTGCGTTACTGCACCGGGCTCCTTCGCTGGCAACCCGGTTCGGGCGCGTTCAAGGCGATCGCCGTAACCTCGCCCCGAATTTGGGCTCTGGTGCTCTTGATGCTGGTGATTGATGTAAGTCAGTACTGGGCCGGAAGGCACACCGTAATGCTGCGCTTGGCTTGGCCGGTGCGCGGCATAGCCTACGCCGGGTTGATGGCCACTGTGCTTATTTTGGGCGGTGTTTATGGGCAGGTTCCGTTTATCTATTTTCAGTTTTGA